A DNA window from Stigmatella aurantiaca contains the following coding sequences:
- a CDS encoding ATP-dependent DNA helicase, producing the protein MALSLVRTSNVDALLGPGGALQAALPAYEHRPEQLQMARAVERAFSDRSYLLAEAGTGTGKTLAYLVPALLSGRRVVVSTATKTLQEQIFFKDLPLLKEQMGLEFEAAYLKGRGNYLCLHRYNSFTKDPTFGTREEARQWPHIQSWAARTETGDRAELELPENFSAWPRLSSSAETCLGSQCPLYEQCHVTRMRREAEQADLLVVNHHLFVADLSLRGAGRRGEGVLPLYEAVILDEAHALEDAASGYFGCGVSNHRLEELARDAVAALPETDARFPTLRALAARVRTHAEVLFTQAPRVLGLLGSEGGVALKPDRMALLGGPLEQVRHGLAALGAFASSAREPELAALTRRAAELTEELSFLEKVESADHVYWAEARGRGVFLRASPIDVARELRVRLYDAVDTVVFTSATLAAGGRFDFFAKRMGLYDEDGAPVAEVRTLAVPSPFDYAQQSALYLPTHLPDPAAPGFIEAAAEEIVQLCEVSGGRAFVLFTSLRNMERAYELTKARLPYQVLRQGDRPKQQLLESFRELPSVLFAAHSFWEGVDVPGDALSLLIIDRLPFASPGDPLVAARIRQIEARGEGAFEQYQLPQATLALRQGFGRLIRTQSDRGAVALLDRRIVTKPYGRAFLESLPDAHRVRDLDGLRDWFSEG; encoded by the coding sequence ATGGCGCTCTCCCTCGTCCGCACCTCCAACGTCGATGCCCTGCTCGGTCCTGGAGGGGCACTCCAGGCGGCCCTGCCCGCCTACGAGCACCGTCCCGAGCAGCTCCAGATGGCGCGTGCCGTGGAGCGCGCCTTTTCCGACCGCAGCTACCTCCTGGCCGAGGCCGGCACGGGCACGGGCAAGACGCTCGCCTACCTGGTCCCCGCGCTGCTCTCCGGGCGGCGGGTGGTGGTGTCCACGGCGACCAAAACCCTGCAGGAGCAGATCTTCTTCAAGGACCTGCCGCTCCTGAAGGAGCAGATGGGGCTGGAGTTCGAGGCCGCGTACCTCAAGGGCCGGGGCAACTACCTGTGCCTGCACCGGTACAACAGCTTCACGAAGGACCCCACGTTCGGCACCCGTGAGGAGGCGCGCCAGTGGCCGCACATCCAGTCGTGGGCCGCGCGCACGGAGACGGGGGACCGGGCCGAGCTGGAGCTGCCCGAGAACTTCAGCGCCTGGCCCCGGCTGTCCTCCTCGGCGGAGACGTGCCTGGGCTCGCAGTGCCCGCTGTATGAGCAGTGCCACGTGACGCGCATGCGGCGCGAGGCGGAACAGGCGGACCTGCTCGTGGTGAACCACCACCTCTTCGTCGCGGACCTCTCCCTGCGCGGCGCGGGGCGGCGGGGCGAGGGCGTGCTGCCACTCTACGAGGCCGTCATCCTCGACGAGGCCCATGCGCTGGAGGACGCGGCGAGCGGGTACTTTGGCTGCGGGGTGTCCAACCACCGGCTGGAGGAGCTGGCGCGCGACGCGGTGGCGGCGCTGCCGGAGACGGACGCGCGCTTCCCCACGCTGCGGGCCCTGGCGGCGCGGGTGCGCACGCACGCGGAGGTGCTCTTCACCCAGGCGCCCCGGGTGCTGGGACTCTTGGGCAGCGAGGGCGGGGTGGCGCTGAAGCCCGACCGCATGGCGCTCCTGGGGGGCCCTCTGGAGCAGGTGCGTCACGGCCTGGCGGCGCTGGGGGCCTTCGCCTCGAGCGCGCGCGAGCCGGAGCTGGCCGCCCTCACGCGCCGGGCCGCCGAGCTGACCGAGGAGCTGAGCTTCCTAGAGAAGGTGGAGTCCGCGGACCACGTGTACTGGGCCGAGGCGCGCGGGCGCGGCGTGTTCCTGCGCGCCAGCCCCATCGACGTGGCGCGTGAGCTGCGCGTGCGTCTCTATGACGCCGTGGACACGGTGGTGTTCACCTCGGCGACGCTGGCGGCGGGGGGCCGGTTTGACTTCTTCGCCAAGCGCATGGGGCTGTACGACGAGGATGGGGCCCCGGTGGCCGAGGTGCGCACGCTCGCGGTGCCCAGCCCCTTCGACTACGCGCAGCAGTCGGCGCTCTACCTGCCCACGCACCTGCCGGACCCCGCGGCCCCGGGCTTCATCGAGGCCGCGGCGGAGGAAATCGTCCAGCTGTGCGAGGTGTCCGGCGGCCGGGCCTTCGTGCTCTTCACCTCGCTGCGCAACATGGAGCGCGCGTACGAGCTGACCAAGGCCCGGTTGCCGTACCAGGTGCTCCGCCAGGGGGACCGGCCGAAGCAGCAGCTCCTGGAGTCCTTCCGCGAGCTGCCCAGCGTGCTCTTCGCCGCGCACAGCTTCTGGGAGGGGGTGGACGTGCCGGGCGACGCGCTGAGCCTGCTCATCATCGACCGGCTGCCGTTCGCCTCGCCGGGGGACCCGCTGGTGGCCGCGCGCATCCGTCAAATCGAGGCACGCGGGGAGGGCGCCTTCGAGCAGTACCAGCTCCCCCAGGCGACGCTCGCGCTGCGCCAGGGCTTCGGGCGGCTTATCCGCACGCAGAGCGACCGGGGCGCGGTGGCGCTCCTGGATCGCCGCATCGTGACGAAGCCCTATGGCCGGGCATTCCTGGAAAGCTTGCCGGACGCGCACCGGGTGAGGGACCTGGACGGCTTGCGGGACTGGTTCTCGGAGGGCTAG
- a CDS encoding ATP-binding protein → MRDAHAINLSWLLRLRWGAVVAQAVLILGAHFVLEMPLPLVPLFTTIGVAVLSNAALGVWSRRPRAVHEWLLWGVMALDVVLLTVLLAFSGGPFNPFSTLYLVHIALAAVVLRARWTWTLVALGLGCFGALFVRHLWMPGADAHAAHHHMDAVRLHLEGMWAAFGLAAAVIVYFVQRVTRALAEREAELEAARAVTARNEKLAALATLAAGAAHELSTPLSTIAVVARELERRGELPPACREDAQLIRQQVSRCRDILVQMAADAGASHGEAFVPLAPGMLLDGVLEGLKGRERVRVALQGPSDEPMSVPARALTHAIRGVVKNALQASPEGAPVQVVLLRQEAGWQLRVEDTGAGMAAGVLARAGEPFFTTKPQGEGMGLGLFLARALLDQLGGTLEVRSVPGQGTQVALTWPARALRQFDPLSSGPSGASLLEPGA, encoded by the coding sequence GTGCGCGACGCGCACGCCATCAACCTCTCGTGGCTCCTGCGCCTGCGCTGGGGCGCGGTGGTGGCCCAGGCGGTGCTCATCCTCGGCGCGCACTTCGTGCTGGAGATGCCGCTGCCGCTCGTGCCGCTGTTCACCACCATCGGCGTGGCGGTGCTGAGCAACGCGGCGCTGGGCGTGTGGAGCCGGCGCCCCCGGGCCGTGCACGAGTGGCTGCTGTGGGGGGTGATGGCGCTCGACGTGGTGCTGCTCACCGTGCTGCTGGCCTTCAGCGGTGGGCCCTTCAACCCCTTCAGCACGCTGTACCTGGTGCACATCGCCCTGGCGGCGGTGGTGCTCCGGGCCCGGTGGACGTGGACGCTGGTGGCGCTGGGGCTGGGGTGTTTCGGCGCGCTCTTCGTGCGCCACCTGTGGATGCCGGGCGCGGACGCGCACGCCGCGCACCACCACATGGACGCGGTGCGCCTGCACCTGGAGGGCATGTGGGCCGCCTTCGGGCTGGCCGCGGCCGTCATCGTCTACTTCGTCCAGCGCGTCACCCGGGCGCTGGCCGAGCGCGAGGCGGAGCTGGAGGCAGCGCGCGCGGTGACGGCGCGCAACGAGAAGCTGGCCGCCCTGGCCACGCTGGCCGCCGGGGCCGCGCACGAGCTGTCCACGCCCCTGTCCACCATCGCCGTGGTGGCCCGGGAGCTGGAGCGCCGCGGGGAGCTGCCCCCCGCCTGCCGCGAGGACGCGCAGCTCATCCGCCAGCAGGTGTCGCGCTGCCGGGACATCCTCGTGCAGATGGCGGCCGACGCGGGGGCGAGCCACGGCGAGGCCTTCGTGCCCCTGGCGCCCGGGATGCTGCTGGACGGGGTGCTGGAGGGGCTCAAGGGGCGCGAGCGGGTGCGGGTGGCCCTCCAGGGCCCCTCGGACGAGCCGATGTCCGTGCCCGCCCGGGCCCTCACGCACGCCATCCGGGGGGTGGTGAAGAACGCCCTCCAGGCCTCGCCCGAGGGCGCGCCCGTGCAGGTGGTGCTCCTGCGCCAGGAGGCCGGCTGGCAGCTGCGCGTGGAGGACACGGGCGCGGGCATGGCCGCCGGGGTGCTGGCCCGCGCGGGCGAGCCCTTCTTCACCACGAAGCCGCAGGGCGAGGGCATGGGCCTGGGGCTGTTCCTGGCGCGTGCCCTGCTGGACCAGCTTGGGGGCACGCTGGAGGTCCGCTCGGTGCCGGGCCAGGGCACCCAGGTGGCGCTGACGTGGCCCGCGCGCGCCCTGCGACAATTTGACCCGTTGTCCTCCGGGCCGTCCGGGGCGAGCCTGCTGGAACCGGGCGCCTGA
- the rocD gene encoding ornithine--oxo-acid transaminase: MSETLTQRAIALEERYGAHNYHPLPVVLTRGEGVHVWDVEGTRYLDFLSAYSAVNQGHCHPRIIAALTAQARQLTLTSRAFHSDRLGECEKYLAEYFGYDKALMMNTGVEGGETALKLTRKWAYKVKGVPANQAKTVYAAGNFWGRTLAAISASTDPESTRDYGPFLPGYLIIPYNDLAALERTFAADPTIAGFMVEPIQGEAGVVVPDAGYLKGVRELCTKYNVLFIADEVQTGLGRTGKRLACDHEAVKPDLLVLGKALSGGTYPVSCVLADDAIMLTIKPGEHGSTYGGNPLACAVTVAALNVLREEKLAENAERMGQLFRQRVNALVQKGGRVTLVRGKGLLNAMVIDDTEASGAAWELCLKLKERGLLAKPTQGNKIRFAPPLVITESQMNEACDIIERVIQST; this comes from the coding sequence ATGTCAGAGACCCTCACGCAGCGGGCGATCGCCCTCGAAGAGCGATACGGAGCACACAACTACCATCCTCTGCCCGTGGTGTTGACCCGCGGCGAGGGCGTCCACGTCTGGGACGTGGAGGGCACCCGGTACCTGGACTTCCTCTCGGCCTACTCCGCCGTCAACCAGGGCCACTGCCATCCGCGCATCATCGCCGCCCTGACGGCGCAGGCGCGCCAGCTGACGCTCACCTCCCGGGCGTTCCACTCCGACCGGCTCGGGGAGTGCGAGAAGTACCTGGCGGAGTACTTTGGGTACGACAAGGCCCTGATGATGAACACGGGCGTGGAGGGCGGGGAGACCGCCCTGAAGCTGACCCGGAAGTGGGCGTACAAAGTCAAAGGCGTGCCCGCCAACCAGGCGAAGACGGTCTACGCGGCGGGGAACTTCTGGGGCCGCACCCTAGCGGCCATCTCCGCCTCCACGGACCCGGAGAGCACGCGCGACTACGGCCCCTTCCTGCCGGGCTACCTCATCATCCCGTACAACGACTTGGCCGCGCTGGAGCGCACCTTCGCCGCGGATCCCACGATTGCCGGCTTCATGGTGGAGCCCATCCAGGGCGAGGCGGGCGTGGTCGTCCCGGATGCGGGGTACCTGAAGGGCGTCCGCGAGCTGTGCACGAAGTACAACGTGCTGTTCATCGCCGACGAGGTGCAGACGGGCCTGGGGCGCACGGGCAAGCGGCTCGCGTGTGACCATGAGGCGGTGAAGCCGGATCTCCTGGTGCTGGGCAAGGCGCTCTCGGGCGGCACGTACCCGGTCTCCTGCGTGCTGGCGGATGACGCCATCATGCTCACCATCAAGCCGGGCGAGCACGGCAGCACGTATGGCGGCAACCCACTGGCGTGTGCCGTGACGGTGGCGGCCCTGAACGTGCTGCGCGAGGAGAAGCTCGCCGAGAACGCCGAGCGGATGGGCCAGCTGTTCCGTCAGCGGGTGAATGCGCTGGTGCAGAAGGGCGGGAGGGTGACGCTGGTGCGCGGCAAGGGCTTGCTCAACGCCATGGTCATCGACGACACGGAGGCGAGCGGCGCGGCCTGGGAGCTGTGTTTGAAGCTGAAGGAGCGGGGCCTGCTCGCCAAGCCCACGCAGGGAAACAAGATCCGCTTCGCGCCGCCGCTGGTGATTACCGAGTCTCAGATGAACGAGGCCTGCGACATCATCGAGCGCGTCATCCAGAGCACCTGA
- a CDS encoding response regulator transcription factor, giving the protein MASPRASDAPSLLLVDDDGVFRERLARAFRERGFEVATAGSMEEGLAAAQQESPELAVVDLRMPGRGGLELVRELRALDASTRIIVLTGYGSIATAVEAVRLGALNYIPKPADVDDLLAALARGLGEPSPPVAEAFQAPSLARAEWEHIQRVLADCEGNISEAARRLGLHRRSLQRKLQKHPPSQ; this is encoded by the coding sequence ATGGCCTCTCCTCGCGCTTCCGATGCCCCTTCGCTGCTGCTGGTGGATGACGACGGCGTGTTCCGCGAGCGCCTGGCGCGGGCCTTCCGCGAGCGCGGCTTCGAGGTGGCCACCGCGGGCTCCATGGAAGAGGGGCTCGCGGCGGCCCAGCAGGAGTCCCCGGAGCTGGCGGTGGTGGACCTGCGGATGCCGGGGCGGGGCGGGCTGGAGCTGGTGCGCGAGCTGAGGGCGCTGGATGCCTCCACGCGCATCATCGTCCTCACCGGCTACGGCAGCATCGCCACCGCCGTGGAGGCGGTGCGGCTGGGCGCGCTCAACTACATTCCCAAGCCCGCCGACGTGGATGACCTGCTGGCGGCGCTGGCCCGGGGCCTGGGCGAGCCCAGCCCCCCGGTGGCGGAGGCCTTCCAGGCCCCCTCCCTGGCCCGCGCCGAGTGGGAGCACATCCAGCGCGTGCTGGCCGACTGCGAGGGCAACATCTCCGAGGCGGCGCGCCGGCTGGGGCTCCACCGGCGCTCGCTCCAGCGCAAGCTCCAGAAGCACCCCCCCTCGCAGTAA
- a CDS encoding TonB-dependent receptor, translating into MTPLCLVLLWMGSTDAPAPEPSPIPPAEPPTAQGTVVTATRLPRPLRDVPATVIVLPRAEIDRSPSLTQDGLLRTVPSVATFRRTSSLVSDPTAQGLNLRGLAPSGVSRSLVLVDGVPANDPFGGWVYWRALPRLGLDRVEIVPSGGSALYGSAALGGVVQLFSRPLTGPLLEGDVAYGMLNTGQLSARGAHRWGSVGAALETELLTTGGHPVVAASQRGAIDQDTPGNHVTLNGRVEAEVSPALRLDARLSLFRENQNGGTTYTTARAESGLASAGAQLTPPGAGQFALQLFGRLQHFEQRRARVAADRSSEALSARQDVPANEQGASLTWTGPTWTLGGAHVLTAGADVRRVEGTSDEQLFVPNPSPTTPALRSAGGEQRFAGLFLQELYTVTPALEFTAALRWDTWRNVNGERRVEQVGGGVETEAFADRGEHQLSPRLGARLRPLERLTLRASGYRSFRAPTLNELYRPFQVGTVLTAANARLGAERLTGGEAGAEVQGPRGLTARLTGFWNELEDPIINATLATPLPDGTSRQRQNLGRARVRGLEAGLDWRVARAWTVLLAYTFVDSEVRDAPGNPELVGKQLAQDPQHRGTALVTFDAPALFTAMVQLRVTGPQFEDDLNTRRMGGYAVVDASVSRRLVGGLEVFAAAENLFDREYLVGRAGVDTIGQPFLARLGLRLRERP; encoded by the coding sequence ATGACGCCCCTCTGCCTCGTGCTGCTCTGGATGGGCAGCACGGACGCCCCTGCCCCCGAGCCTTCGCCCATCCCCCCCGCAGAGCCCCCCACGGCGCAGGGCACCGTCGTCACCGCCACGCGCTTGCCGAGGCCGCTGAGGGATGTGCCCGCCACCGTTATCGTCCTGCCCCGGGCGGAGATCGACCGGAGCCCCTCGCTGACCCAGGACGGGCTGCTGCGCACCGTGCCCTCCGTGGCCACGTTCCGCCGCACCTCGAGCCTCGTGTCGGACCCCACCGCCCAGGGGCTCAACCTGAGGGGTCTCGCCCCCTCGGGCGTCTCCCGCAGCCTGGTGCTGGTGGATGGCGTGCCCGCGAATGATCCGTTCGGGGGCTGGGTGTACTGGCGCGCCCTGCCCCGGCTGGGCCTGGACCGGGTGGAGATTGTCCCCAGCGGCGGCTCGGCCCTCTACGGGAGCGCGGCGCTGGGCGGCGTGGTGCAGCTCTTCTCCCGCCCCCTCACCGGCCCGCTCCTCGAGGGGGACGTGGCCTATGGGATGCTGAACACCGGCCAGCTGTCCGCGCGCGGGGCCCACCGCTGGGGAAGCGTGGGCGCGGCGCTGGAGACCGAGCTGCTCACCACCGGGGGCCACCCCGTCGTGGCCGCCTCCCAGCGGGGCGCCATCGACCAGGACACCCCGGGCAACCACGTCACCCTCAACGGCCGGGTGGAGGCCGAGGTGAGCCCCGCGTTGCGGCTCGACGCGCGCCTGAGCCTCTTCCGCGAGAACCAGAACGGGGGCACCACCTACACCACGGCCCGCGCGGAGTCTGGCCTCGCCAGCGCGGGGGCCCAGCTCACCCCGCCCGGCGCGGGCCAGTTCGCGCTGCAGCTCTTCGGGCGCCTGCAACACTTCGAGCAGCGCCGGGCGCGCGTGGCCGCGGACCGCTCCTCCGAGGCGCTCTCCGCCCGCCAGGACGTTCCCGCCAACGAGCAGGGCGCCTCGCTCACGTGGACGGGCCCCACCTGGACGCTGGGCGGAGCGCACGTGCTGACGGCGGGCGCGGACGTGCGCCGGGTGGAGGGCACCTCCGACGAGCAGCTCTTCGTGCCCAACCCCTCGCCCACCACGCCCGCGCTGCGCAGCGCGGGAGGGGAGCAACGCTTCGCGGGCCTGTTCCTGCAGGAGCTCTACACGGTGACGCCCGCGCTGGAGTTCACCGCCGCGCTGCGCTGGGACACCTGGCGCAACGTGAACGGCGAGCGCCGGGTGGAGCAGGTGGGCGGCGGCGTGGAGACCGAGGCCTTCGCGGACCGGGGCGAGCACCAGCTCAGCCCCCGGCTCGGCGCCCGGCTGCGCCCCCTGGAGCGGCTCACCCTGCGCGCCTCGGGCTACCGCTCCTTCCGCGCCCCCACGCTCAACGAGCTGTACCGCCCCTTCCAGGTGGGCACCGTGCTCACCGCCGCCAACGCGCGCCTGGGCGCCGAGCGCCTCACGGGCGGGGAAGCCGGGGCCGAGGTGCAGGGCCCCCGGGGCCTCACCGCGCGCCTCACCGGCTTCTGGAACGAGCTGGAGGACCCCATCATCAATGCCACCCTGGCCACGCCCCTGCCCGACGGCACCTCGCGCCAGCGCCAGAACCTGGGCCGCGCCCGGGTCCGAGGCCTCGAGGCGGGCCTGGACTGGCGCGTGGCGCGTGCGTGGACGGTCCTGCTCGCCTACACCTTCGTGGACTCGGAGGTCCGCGACGCGCCCGGCAACCCGGAGCTCGTGGGCAAGCAGCTCGCGCAGGACCCGCAGCACCGGGGCACGGCGCTCGTCACCTTCGATGCGCCGGCGCTCTTCACCGCCATGGTGCAGCTTCGCGTCACCGGTCCCCAGTTCGAGGACGACCTCAACACGCGGCGGATGGGCGGCTATGCCGTGGTGGACGCGTCCGTGAGCCGCCGCCTGGTGGGTGGACTGGAGGTGTTCGCCGCCGCGGAGAACCTGTTCGACCGGGAGTATCTGGTGGGGCGGGCGGGGGTGGATACCATTGGCCAGCCCTTCCTGGCGCGCCTCGGCCTGCGGTTGCGCGAAAGACCGTGA
- a CDS encoding site-2 protease family protein yields METAFVRPTARPWFHLLLLVVTLASAFVSFAFFLGGQGEELGLPGWVGGSLSFALALLAILGAHEMGHYVLARRHGVDTSLPYFIPLPLLSLVGTLGAVIVIRGRIPHRNALVDIGAAGPLAGLAVAVPVLLWGLAHSPIVDAPPLEAGLLGDGSLWVLAQRLFGWVMLQLTHAPAPPELDAEAVWQVLFGDSLLMQGLRWLAVGPLPPGKQLYEHPVVVAGWFGLLVTMLNLMPVGQLDGGHLSFALWGRRAQWLGRAVALGLFLLTLFASASWGVWLLVTVKLVGFGHPEVIEPGLPLSRGRQWLCALCFLALAGCAMPIPLRQVLS; encoded by the coding sequence ATGGAGACCGCTTTCGTCCGCCCCACCGCCCGGCCCTGGTTTCACCTCCTGCTGCTGGTGGTGACGCTGGCCTCGGCGTTTGTCTCATTTGCTTTTTTTCTGGGAGGCCAGGGCGAGGAGCTGGGCCTGCCCGGGTGGGTGGGCGGCTCGCTGTCCTTCGCCCTGGCGCTGCTGGCCATCCTGGGGGCCCACGAGATGGGCCACTACGTGCTGGCGCGCCGCCACGGCGTGGACACGTCGCTGCCCTACTTCATCCCCCTGCCCCTGCTGAGCCTGGTGGGAACGCTGGGGGCCGTCATCGTCATCCGCGGGCGCATTCCGCACCGCAATGCCCTGGTGGACATTGGCGCCGCGGGGCCGCTCGCGGGGCTGGCGGTGGCGGTGCCCGTGCTGCTCTGGGGGCTGGCGCACTCGCCCATCGTGGATGCACCCCCGCTGGAGGCAGGGCTGCTGGGGGATGGCTCCCTGTGGGTGCTGGCGCAGCGGCTGTTTGGCTGGGTCATGCTGCAGCTCACCCACGCGCCCGCCCCGCCCGAGCTGGACGCGGAGGCCGTCTGGCAGGTGCTCTTCGGCGACAGCCTGCTGATGCAGGGGTTGCGCTGGTTGGCGGTGGGGCCGTTGCCCCCGGGCAAGCAGCTCTATGAGCACCCGGTGGTGGTGGCCGGCTGGTTCGGCCTGCTCGTCACCATGTTGAACCTGATGCCCGTGGGGCAATTGGATGGGGGCCACCTGTCCTTCGCCCTGTGGGGCCGGCGCGCGCAGTGGCTGGGGCGCGCCGTGGCGCTGGGGCTGTTCCTGCTCACGCTCTTCGCCTCGGCCTCCTGGGGCGTGTGGCTGCTGGTGACGGTGAAGCTGGTGGGCTTCGGCCATCCGGAGGTGATAGAGCCGGGGCTGCCGCTGAGCCGGGGGCGCCAGTGGCTGTGCGCGCTGTGTTTCCTGGCGTTGGCCGGATGTGCCATGCCCATTCCCCTGCGGCAGGTGTTGTCATGA